The genomic DNA ATCTCATCGAAGTACTTCAGCATTTTGTCAGGTCCGTCCGGCTCATTGCGCCACGTAATCTCAGCCCTCTCAGGCGGGCACCAATCGCTGTCACCTACATATCGCATCTGCGACACAATTGCCGCACGCATTTCGCGCGAAAGAAAGACGATCTTGAAATCCGCTAAACAATGGCGAGTGCCGATGTCGCACGGTAGATGCCCATAGCCAAACTGACCGGGCTGAATAAAGCGCGAGGATATCTCGATCGGTATCCATAGAATATTTTCGGAATGAGTGAAGCGAGCTCGCTCGACATCCACAAAGCGGAAGTCTCCAAGATAGTCTTTATTAAAGAACACATCGGACTGTACAAGCCCGAGCAGTCCAAGCAGACGGGCATATAGGTGGGTGCCCGCCTTCGGAATGGAACATATCATAACCCGCGAGCTTGAGCGGCCGGCCGTCGGCTTGATTGACCAAGATTCATTCGAGCAGGGATAAAGTGGAAAGGGTTGACCCGCGATATCGCGCAGCTCTTCTGGAAGCGGGTGAAACATTGTGGTTTCCTCACTGTTGCAGCGGCTTTTTTAAACAGCCGGAGCCAATGCGCGACAGGACAAGTTCCTGACCAGCTTGACCCCAAGCAGTCGCGCCCTCTGTTGCCGTACCAGAGAAGTAAAGCCCGTCGCATGCGCTAGCCGCGAGACGAACCGCTAGTACGGGTGGCATCGGCGAGCTCGTGGCCAACTTGCTGAGATGAGCTATTTACCAAACGCCACGTCGGCGTTCCCTAGAGATGTAGTCACCTTGTCATACCCCCGTTTTCGATCGGACGATGAACCTAATCATAGAATAACGCAAGTAAGATTGGTTATGTCGCCAATATACTAATGAATATATTTTCCCAGACGGCACCGCTTGCGTTGCCGTGCAGTCGTCCCCACTGCCCTGACGACGAGGACACCACGGTTTGCGCGGCGCATGCGCAGCCAGTAAAGTAAGCTCCATTGACAGCATCGGGCCAGGAGACGTCGTTAAACGAGGCCACTCGCAAGACCGCCTCGCGAGCGGCCGAGCGCATGCCCTCGCGTCCATTGCCCCGACTGCCGAGACATGGGCGCGAACGGAGCGGCAGCCGGAATCCGATATCAACCTTGTCTATGATCTGCGTCAGTGAACCGTCAGCGAGACTCGAATATGCAGGGCTTTGCTAGGCCTTCGCGGGTCGACTGCCAGCTTGGAACGAACACTAAGACACATGCGGAAGCCCCGACATACACAGAAATTGCTGCTAGACATCATCTATGATGCAATTAACACGGCTCCGAATGCGCTCGCACGTATAGCTCTGTATGTTGCACAAGACCCCGAGGCTGTTCTGGCGCTGTCCATTGCCGACCTTGCGCGCAACACCGCTACCGGTTCTGCTTCAATTGTAAGATTTTGCCGAACCTTGGGACTCTCGGGATTTCGCGAGTTTAAGATTGCGCTCAGCGGCGAAATTGAGCGGCGGAAGTTGAGCGGCGAACTGGCTGAACGCGCGCCATCAGAAGCTGTAGACACAGCTCCTCGGATCGCCATCCTCAGTTCTGCTTTACAAAACTCAATTTCCGCGTCCGCTCGTGGTTTTGACGACCTTCAAATTAGTGGGCTTGCCAACCGCATCCGAGCGGCCCGACGCGTCGAACTGTTCGGCACGGGGCCGTCATCCGTCTGCGCTGATATTCTGGCCATGCGACTGATCTGCCTAGGTTTCCCCGCACATTGCTCGGGGTCCGCCACCGTGTCTCACGCTCTCGCGCGAGGGCTTGGCTCGTTGAGCCTCGCCATTGGCATTTCGTCGCGTGGCCACACTGTGGAAACCAAGGATTTTCTGGCCATTGCGCGCGAAACCGGAGCATACACGATTGCCATTACGACCCGCGTTGACTGCCCGATCGCCCGGACTGCGGACGAGGTGGTCTTGTTTACCTCGGCTGAGGCTTGGCCACAGGCCGGGTCGGCGATGCACGTGCCGCCTCTGGTGTTGCTGAGCGAATATCTTTGCCAGTGTCTGCAGATGGCGGAAGTCTGAATCCCCACCAAGGCCAATTCGGGCAGTTCCGAGGTTATTTCCGGATCCCACCTCGGTCTTCGTCGCGCGTGCTCGCGTGCACGAGCCATTGAAGCGATAAACTTGAACCGCACTTTCGACTGTGCGTACTGCGTGCTTGTTACATGGAAACGACGAACTCACCGAGCAACCCTCTTGCCACGGCGCGGGGGTGTTTGGTGATCATAGGGGAAGCTTCAACAATTGAGAAGCTGACGAACTACTACACCGGGATCAAACCGGAGGACAAGGCAGGTTCCTCGTCGTTGGCAAGGCTGCAGCACCAGGTCGACTCCGTGCCCTAGGCGGTCCATGCGCAAGGTTCGACGGCGCGCTCGCCGACTGAGTGGCGCTGGAGGGCCTCGAGAGGGCATGGGTCGGCCGCAGCAGCGTGGGACGCAGGAAGGCAGGCAAGATCCTGGCTTCCTTCTTCACCGACAGCAAGTCAGCGGCTCCTTTTGCCGGTCGGCAGATCGGTGGACCAGGTCGAGCTTCTTCCATGTCCACTTCTACGTTTGCCACGGTGTTCGGGAATTCCTGGGAGATTGGGGGCTGACATCTATCGGGTGCTGCCACGAAGGTTGGTATTGACGTATTTCGCGAGGTCTAGCGCGGAGATGCTACCAACCAATTGGTCCAGACTCATTTCGGCCGAGATTGAGGCGGAATGCTCCAGGAGTGCAAGGAGATCATCCCTGTGCTTCGAATGGTGGTTCTCCAGGTGCATCTCGACCTTTCGCGCGATGACGTCCGCGAAACTCGCCCTTGTCCCAAAAAGCGGATCGTTGATTAACGCCGTCGGTCGTTCCTGTTCGAGAACCCAATTTATCGCCAGGGTCCCGTTCGATCTCAAGAATACGATCTCCAGCTCCGCGTCGGCAGGTCGCGATGTGGCAATGGAGAACCCCGCATCCGCCAGAGCCCTGGTATCCTTATCCACAGCCTGAGTGAATGCGGCCAAATTGACATGATGAATGTCAATGTCGTTCGGCGCACGCTGGATGAACTGAGAAAGGACGCTACTGCCCGCTACCCAGCTATCTTTGCTCCGATTGCGCGAAATGGCGACTAACGCAATGCGCATCAGCTCGGGCATCATGCGCTTGTGGCCTTCTTTGATATTGAGAACAGCCTGTAAGTTACGTTGACGTCGGGATAGGTCCCGGCTCGCAGAAGCACAGATGTGAGATCATTTGAACCCGCAATCTTTTCAAGAAGGTCGTCACGGGCATTAGTGCCGAACCCAAGAACGATACGACCTGTTTCCGTAAGGAATCTTGGGCCATCTGAAAGAAATCTCTCGAGCAAGTTGTACCCTGGATCGATCGCACCACCTTCGAGGTCGTGGACAAACTCGTAATCTTCTGGAGCGTAGCTCGACGGGTAGTTCCAAAATATGATGTCGAACCTTCTGCCAGGTGGAACATTGGTAAATATATCGCTTGCGATGACTTCGACGTTCCTAATGCCGTTTCTTGCAGCATTCTCCAACGTGTTCTTGACGGCCCTCGGATTGATGTCGCAAGTCAGCAACGACAGCGCGCCAGTCTTTGCCAACAGAAGGCCGGGAAGACCGAAACCGCAGCCGATTTCTAAGACGGTCTTTCCGTCGAATGGGGGAAAATTCTCGCTAATCCAACGCCAACTCTGGAAGTGCTCTGGAGGAAAAACCCCTTCCTGTACGACCAGATCCAGTCCGAATGCCTGCATCTGACGCGGGAAAGTGGCTTGTTGACTTGTCCGAAGCGTTGTCCTGATACGATCAAGTTCGCTCATTGTTCTCCGGCCTTCCGGCGCGGTGCCATGCCTGGTTGTTTTCCCGGCTCGACGGCATCAACGGTTCGCTTCAGTAAGCAATTCCAAAGAGGCATTGAAAACAGACCGGCCTCAAGAATGAGGCGGTCCCAAGATGAGCGGAGGGGTGCATACCGGAAGAGGCCTTCTAGACCGGCTCGATCCCCCTGGAAATACCGCTGGACGGCTGTCGTTAGGCCCGACTTTGCTGCGGTTAGGAGTGCTCTGTCGTAACAGAATCTTGCGTGGGCAAAGGCGCTACCATCACTCCGATTGTCCGGCATCGGCGCAGCTCCCCTGTCGCCGAGAACGTTTAGCAACATTTGGAAAGATGAATGGGCAATGTAGCCGGAATCGAGAGAAATCCAAGCAGTCGCTTCGTCGCCCAACGACCGGCACCTAAGTATTCTCAGCTCAGCATCCATTACTTGATGACTATCGCTCACATGAAGGAGGTTCGTCACGGGATTATCGCAGAAAAAGAGACTACGTACGGTGCCGCATAAAGCCTGGGCCGGCTGTGTGTTACCCTTCAGTTTTTGCGACAAGTGCAGCGCATTAGGTCCGCTCCAGATCGTGGCGCAAACCGGACGCATGTCGAATAAGTCCAGCACCAATGGCCAATGCTTCCCGCCGGTGGAACAGGTAAGGGTATAAAACGCATCAATGGATTTGCGACTATGAATCGAAAAGAACCGTTCCGAGAGTTCCAAACCGGTTCGCCGGCGAATAAATTCGTCGAGCAGCGAGGTTAGGCCAGAGCGCGCGACTTCCGGGCCATACACTATCAGCGCCGTGGATGACATCATGCCGCCCCCCCCAAAGGGTCGCTTGTGATATGGGCCTTCCTGCTCGCGACGGTGATCCTAGTCGCTCTAACGCGTCTCCCTTCCAGCCAATCGGCGAGACGAGCGGGATGACGGGCATTAATCACAACGCCGGGAAGGCTTTTCTTCGCCATGAATTCGACCGCGCAGGCGTCAATCGAGGTGTGGCCGAGAAGGACAAGATCTTGAGCAGCGATCTGCTCTATAAGTGCAGCGGGATCGTCGGTTGCTCCACCGCGATGCACGCCATCGACATCTGTCAAAATCACCAGCTGTGGTGCCCCAGTTAACCAAGCGATCCACGCGGCAACGGCGTCGGATGTGACGTCCCAACTCCATTCCACTGGGTCAGCCGCAAACAGCAAACGGGAAGGCAGCAGCACTGGAATCTTCCCAAGTCTCGCGAGAGTTCGGCATTCGCCTAGGCTGGCCGATGGAACTAGTTTGGAAGAGAAGGCGGCATCCGCAAGCAAATACCCCGTTTGGTCCTGTGCTAGAGCACACGCATGATGCGCGGTACACGGATCTAATCGCTCGGCTGCATCAATCGCCTCAATTGCTTTGTCCGGGATGCCGCCGCCTGGAACAAGTAGGATTCGATGGCCCTTATCGGCGAGACGCTCAAGTTCAGCCAGTGCGAGCTTACACACGGCAAGATCACGCATGATGCTCCCGCCGAATTTGAGAACAATCGAAAAGCCATATGGTGGAAAACCTTTTATTGAGCAGTCCATCGGCTTGCCATCCCGCCCTCAGGCAACAGATACGATCTCAGGAATTTTTGAAGCTAGGTTTGGAAGCGCTGCCCAGACCTTTTGAAACGCGGCCGCGTACAATTTCATCACTTCAACGTCGTTTGGTGGAGCGATCTCCGACACGTAAAACATGGTGTTCAATATCTTCATGGCGTTTGGAAAATCGGTCCTTGACCATTGGCCGCAGATATCCGGCAGATATTCAAAGACGGGCTTCGTCAGCCAGACCGCAACGGGAACTCCCTCGGCTTGAAGAAGCTTAATGATGAAATCCCTGGCCGTAGGGCCAGGTAGAAAACCGAGCTTTTCCGGCTCAAGACGCAACGGGAGATTCAGCATCGATTGTTGATGATCTGCTGGATCGAAAAGAGGCAGAAGCCCTGAGAGGTGGCCAATCTCCTGCCAAAGGAACCTAGCATTCCTTCGCCTTTTTTTAAGCTGCCGGTCAAGCTGCTTGAGCCTGTGATTAGCAATGGCAGCAGAGAATACATTGGGTCGGTAATTGTAGCCTTTGGAGTTCGGGGAGAATATCCTAGCTCCACATCGCGACGAGCTTGTCAGCGAAACATTATCTACATGGTGGATCAGAGCAGGGTCCCTCGTCAGGACAAATCCAAGCTCACCTGCCCCGAGGTGTTTAGCTCCGTTGCCGGAGAGAGAGAGTGCATCGCTCTCCAAGTAAGCTCCATTGACAATATCTTTCGCAGCGCCAATTGATTGGCAAACATCATCGATAATCGCCACGCCTCGCGCTCGCGCCGCCAATCTCAAGCTGGGAACCAAGAGGTTATTTCCGAACAGATGAGTTATGAGCGTCGCCGCGTCACCTGGCTTGATGAGGGAGGCCGCCATCTTCTCATCAACTCCGGCAAGGTCTGGCTCAACATCGACAAAGACCGGTTCGAGTCCACTGATCGCGATTGGGCCTACGGCTCCCGGCCAGTTCAAAGCCGACGTAACGACTCGGCGACCTCGGTTCCGGTAGTAGTCGAGAGCCACGTGAATAGCGGCTGTGCCGCTTCCAACGGCGCGCACAGACCAGTTACCCGACCAATCCGCTAGCCGCTTTTCGAGCTCAATCACCATAGGGTGATTGACGCGATGATATTTGCCGCTTTCGACAACATTTGCGAGCGCCTTCAAATGTTTACGTTTCGCAGCTGGCCAAAGAACAACTCGCCCAGCCGGCACCGTGGGATCTCCTCCAAAGAGCGCAAGAGAAGTGTCCTTCTGGTGGACGCATCGTGTGCTTGCTGCCGTGGCTAAGCTTACATCCTTGGTCATATGATCTAGCCTGGTTGTGTTACATCGGCCATCGGCCACTCGCGAAGTCACGAGCCGAACCGACCCGTCTCTCGCATACTTTTGCGTCTTGCAACGAGGCTCGGCTAACCCACAAGAGCAGAGTCGCTCCTGAGAACAGGCTGGGCGCCGTAGCGCCCTCGCTACGTTGAGTTCAGGAAAGAGCTTTCAAGCTCGCAACCGGCTTATGAGGCGTCAACCTCGTCGGAAATGAACTCGCTGAACGATGCAGTCCCTCCTTCGTAAATCAACACCTAATAGCCCTTGACAAGAAGGGGAAGTGGTCCTCTGAAATATATTTATGGATATACTATTTATTCTCCGCCGACCTTTAGCCTCCTATCTGAGATATTTTAGTATCGGAAGTGACAACGCGAGGTTGCTTTTTCAGCCTCTAGTACCGGCACCATTTAAAAGATAAAAAGCGCAGCGCGGATGCGCAGGAATATCATCCCGCCAAAGCCGCGGGCCAGATAATCAGCCAACCTTGGCGAGCTGGAAGCACCCCGAGCTTCCGTAATTGGTTGAAGCACTCGCCGGACCGAGGGCCGGCGTCCAATGTTAGTAGCCCCTTTCGCGAACACTCCGGCTAGTGGGTTTGTGTCAGAATGACCTCCCGGGATCGTATTCTGAGCGCTCAGTGAGGATGTATCTCGTTGTAGTCATCCCACCGGGCGATCTGGCGGAGAACCATGGGTGATCATGCAAGGAGTGATGCGAAGGCAATCACGCTTGAAGGTTTTGACCCAGGCTTCCGAAACGTCGCTGGAGTGGGGCGCTTCACGGGCGTGGAGCAAGTAACGCGGTCAGCGCAGAGGCGAAGGCGCGTGTTCCTTGCCGGTGTAGGGGTGCCATTTTCCGACAGGTCTCGATCGGATGAGGCACCCTCGTCGATCCGAAGCGTGTCTTGACCGCCTCCAGCATCATATCGCACGGGACCCGCAGCCCTCCTGCGACGGCCCAAGCCGAATGGCTCAGCTACTCGGCTGATGTCGGCGAAAATCGCTCACCAATACTTCTTTGTAAACGTGAAGTTTGCCAGCTGTCTCCTGCTCATGTTTTGCAAAGCGCGCGACACTGCGCGCTGTTCTACATCAAGGTGGTTAGTCAATGCGGATGCCACTGCGCTCGTAGTCTTGCCGAGCTGAGGCATTGCGTCAGTTAGCCTTGCAAGACTGGTTCGAAAAGCCGGGGAAAGCTCAGACGCGGTTATTTCCATGCGAAGGGCATGAGAGCAGAAACAGAACTTGTCGATGATATGGCAGATTTCGCAATTACATGCCCCCAGAGCTATGTCAGTGAATATTTCTTCCGCTCGAAGAGCGAGCTCCGTTGGAGATAACTCACCAGAGGGGGCGGTTCGGTCGAGAGGGTGAGTCCGTGTACGAGTTAGGGCGAAGGTAAGTGTTTCGCGCGCCACCACATACGAGTCCAATAGAACCCACTCGACCAGAGGTCTCGTAAAGTAACCCCTTTGAGGAAAGGACACGATCTTCCCTTCCGCTGCAAGTCGGATAAGTGCTTCGCGTATAGGAGTCCGGCCGATGTTGAGGACGGACGCTAGCTCTTTATCGCTGAGATGCTGCCCCGGCATGTGGGATTTGCTGTAGAGCAATTGAAGTACCGCGTCGTAGGCTGCATCGGCTTTTGCGTTCTTCTTGGCTTCAATAGCCAAACTGGGCATTTCTGTCCGACGACATTGGGCCGCATTTTTGCAGAACCACATCTCTACGCTTCCCCTTTTTTCGACGTCCTTTGAACGTTCGATTAGCAGAATTTGAGTTTCTGCGGCGTGCTATTTCTCGACATCCGGACATGACGCATGCACCGCGCGCCGCCTCAGCTGCATACACCATGCGTATGAGGTGTGACCATGGCCAGCCGCGGCGCTCGGATGCGGAAGCCGGTTGTGTGCGTCAAGTTCTGCAAAAAGGGGCGGCCATGGTGCTGGTCATGCGGCTTGGCGCAGAGTGAGCTTCTTGTGCTCGCGCAGGTCGTCCATGTTGATGTAGCGGTTGGCCTCCATCCAGTTTTCGTTGGTTTCGACGGCCAGCGCCCTGACGAGGCGTAGGCAGCTCTGTGAGTTTGGAAAGATGCGCACGATATAGGTGCGGCGCCGGATTTCCTCGTTGAGCCGTTCAAGCATGTTGGTGCTCTTGAGATGCTTGTGGTGCTGGCGTGGCAGACGAAAGAAGGTCAGCGTGTACTCGATGGTCTCCTCCACCCATGTCGTCAGTCGTGGGTAGCGGGCCGACCATTTGGAAAGCCATGCGGCGAGATCGGCCTTGGCCTCGGCGAGATCGCGCCGGTCGTAGAGCCAGCGCAGTTCCTGCAGGCAATCGTCGCCATGCTTTCTCGGCAGGTGATCGAGCGCGTTCCTGAGGAAGTGCACGTAGCAGCGCTGCCATGCCGCTTCCGGGATCACCTCGCCGATCGCCGCGACCAGGCCGGCATGATCGTCTGACACGACCAGCTCGACGCCCTTGAGGCCGCGCGCCTTCAAGCCAACGAGAAAGTCCCTCCAGGCCGAGCGGCTCTCACGATTGGCCATCTCCACGGCCAGGATCTGACGCCGGCCGTCCCAGTCTATGCCGACAGCGATCAGCACCGCCTGGCTCATGACGATGCCGGCCTCGCGCACCTTCTCGTAGCGAGCATCGAGGATGAGGTAGGCAAAAGGCTCTTGAAGCGGGCGCTCGGCAAACGCTTTCAGGCTCTCGTCCAGGCGTTTGTTGATGGCCGAGATGGACGAGGCCGAGAAGGCATGGCCGCACAGCTCTTCCGTTATCGCCTTGACCTTGCGGGTCGACACGCCCTGCACATACATCTCCGCAAGCGTGGCCACCAAGGCCCGCTCCGAACGCTGGTAACGCTCGAAAAGCTCGGTGGAGAAGCGGCCGGCCCGGTCCTGCGGAACTCGCAGCTCAAGCTTGCCGACACGGGTGACAAGAGTGCGGCCATAATAACCCGAGCGATAGCCGAGCCGCTCCGGTGTGCGCTCGCCTTTCGAAGCACCCAGAGCCTCTGTCCATCTCGGCCTCGAGCATGCGCCACCCCAGAGACTGGCGATTTGTCACGCGTCGTTATTGCAAGCGTATGCGCTCCTCGGTCGTAAGCGGTGTTTCCGGACCACCTTTCGGGAGTGGTCGCGATCTGTGAGGTTGCCGATCCTGTATTGGGATCGGAGATCGGCTTGTGTCTGGACTTGACCTTACGCTTGACCCGGAGCGGCAGCTTCGGCGTTTCGAGGTGATCAACGGTGCCGGCGGTCGGCGTCACTGGTCGGTGGATGACAAGGCGCGGATCATCGCGGAGACGCTGGAGCCGAACGCAGTCATTTCCGAGGTAGCCCGTCGGTATGGCCTTAGGCCGCAGCAGGTCTTCGCCTGGCGCCGCGAAGCGCGCAAACCGGCCACTTCGGTGCAGCAAGATTCTCCTGCCTTTGTGCCGGCGGTTTTGGCGGCGGCGGAACCTGTAGCCAGCCGTTCACCGAAGCAGCGGAAACGGCAAGCCACCCGAGGTGCCGGCATGATCGAGCTTGAGATCGACGGCATCTCGATGCGCGTTGGCCGGGGCGCCGATACCAAGACGGTGGCGGCAGTGATCCGCGCGCTGAAGGCGACGTCGTGATCGGGCCGACGGGTGCGGTCAAGGTCATGGTGGCGACGAAGCCGGTGGACTTCCGCAAGGGTGCGGAGGGATTGGCCGCACTTGTGCGCGAGACCATGGGCGCTGACCCGTTCAATGGGGCGGTCTATGTCTTTCGGGCCAAGCGGACTGACCGGATCAAGCTGATCTTCTGGGATGGCACCGGGGTTTGCCTCTATGCCAAGCGTTTGGAGGATGGGGAGTTCCGCTGGCCGAAAGTGCATGACGGCATGATGCGGCTGACGGCCGCGCAACTGTCGGCGCTGCTCGAAGGTCTCGACTGGCGGCGTGTCCACGAGGCGCGCCGGACTCGCGTTCCAGCCCAGGCGGGCTGACCCGCGACGAAGTGAATCAGCCTGGATTCCGCTGTCGCGGACTGTCGGCGAATATGGTCTGATCCGCTCATGGCGATGACGGCTGACCAGCTTCCCGACGATCCGGATGCGCTGAAGGCGATGGTCCTGGCGCGCGACGTCGAGAATGCCCGTCTGATTCAGATCATCAAGGAATTGCAGCGTCATCGCTTCGGCCGGCGTGCCGAGACGCTCCCCGAGGATCAATTGCTGCTGGGGCTCGAAGAGGCCGAACAGATCGAGGCCGCCGGTGACGAAGAGCAGGCACAGACCGCTCTTGGCGAACGTCAGGCGCCTGTCGCCAAGCGCAGGGCGAACCGCGGCGGGCTGCCACCCCATCTGCCGCGCGTGGAGATGGTCGTCGACATCGAGGATCATGCCTGCCCGTGCTGCCGCAATGGCTTGCATCGGATCGGCGAGGACATGAGCGAGCGGCTCGACATCGTTCCGGCGCAGCTGCGCGTGATCGTCGTGCGCCGGCCCAAATATGCCTGCCGCGCCTGTGAGGATGTAGTGGTTCAGGCTCCGGCGCCCGCCCGGCTGATCGAGGGCGGCCTGCCGACCGAGGCGACGGTCGCCCAGGTGCTGGTCTCAAAATATGCTGACCACCTGCCGCTCTATCGTCAGGCGCAGATCTATGCCCGGCAGGGCATCAATCTCGACCGGTCCACGCTCGCCGACTGGGTCGGCCGCGCCGCCTGGCATCTGCGTCCGGTGCATGAGCGGCTGCTTGGCAAGCTGAAGTCCTCGCCAAAACTCTTCGCCGACGAGACGACCGCGCCAGTGCTCGATCCCGGCCGCGGCAAGACCAAGACAGGTCAACTCTGGGCCTATGCCCGCGATGACCGACCTTGGGAGGGGAGCGACCCGCCGGGCGTCGCCTATGTCTATGCGCCGGATCGGAAGGCCGAGCGTCCGATCGCTCATCTGGTGGGCTTTACCGGAATCCTGCAGGTCGACGGCTATGGCGGCTATCGCGTGCTCGCCGACAAGAGCGGCGTGACGCTCGCCTTCTGCTGGGCACATGTGCGCCGGCGCTTCTACGAGCTCGCCGCGGCCGGTCCCGCGCCAATCGCCAGCGAGGCGCTGAGACGGATCGCGGAACTCTATCGCGTCGAAGACGACGTCCGTCGACGATCGGCCGAGCAGCGCCGTGTCGTGCGCCAGGACAGGAGCCGCCCGATCGTCGTCGAACTCGAACCATGGCTTCGCGAAAAGCTCGGGCTGATCAGCCAGAAGACAAAGCTCGCCGAGGCGATCCGCTACACGCTCTCGCGCTGGGAAGGCCTCTCGCGCTTCCTTGACGACGGCCGCATCGAGATCGACAGCAACACCGTCGAACGCTCGATCCGTCCGATCGCGCTCAACCGCAAGAACGCGCTCTTCGCAGGCTCTGACGGCGGCGCCGAACACTGGGCAGTCATCGCCTCGCTGATCGAAACCTGCAAGCTCAATGGTGTCGAACCGCTCGGCTATCTCGCCGATGTCCTCACCAGGATCGTCAACGGCCACCCCAACAGCCAGATCGACGATCTCCTGCCTTGGGTCTACATCAACAAGCTCCAGCTCAAGGCTGTGGCCTAAGAACACCGCTTACCCTCGGTCGCGGCCAGTTCTGAGAAAGGCGACGGCCTCTCGCTCATATCTTTCATAGGAGATGCCGATAGCATAAGCCGAAGCGTCCAGCCCATGAGCCAGACCGCGAGCGATGTTCACAATCCGGGGTCCCCAGCCAGATCAGGCGGCTGTGACAGTAGCTCTGCGCAGATTGCGGAGACGCCCATACCAAGAGCTTCGACACGCGTAGCACTCTGTAGTCGCTCCGTCAGGCGCTCGATCTGGGCGTAGTCGAGAAGGCGAGCTGAGGCCTCAACCGAAT from Mesorhizobium sp. M1E.F.Ca.ET.045.02.1.1 includes the following:
- a CDS encoding sulfotransferase domain-containing protein; the protein is MFHPLPEELRDIAGQPFPLYPCSNESWSIKPTAGRSSSRVMICSIPKAGTHLYARLLGLLGLVQSDVFFNKDYLGDFRFVDVERARFTHSENILWIPIEISSRFIQPGQFGYGHLPCDIGTRHCLADFKIVFLSREMRAAIVSQMRYVGDSDWCPPERAEITWRNEPDGPDKMLKYFDEIAPFIFNDRCHPVAPWADQENVLGLSYEQIIGDQGREVQLETIRRIVEFCEIERPPQPELILNQLIGQQTFTLSSGRTSWEACWNAEIEARFTALGGTRLNERFGFGSR
- a CDS encoding MurR/RpiR family transcriptional regulator — protein: MLLDIIYDAINTAPNALARIALYVAQDPEAVLALSIADLARNTATGSASIVRFCRTLGLSGFREFKIALSGEIERRKLSGELAERAPSEAVDTAPRIAILSSALQNSISASARGFDDLQISGLANRIRAARRVELFGTGPSSVCADILAMRLICLGFPAHCSGSATVSHALARGLGSLSLAIGISSRGHTVETKDFLAIARETGAYTIAITTRVDCPIARTADEVVLFTSAEAWPQAGSAMHVPPLVLLSEYLCQCLQMAEV
- a CDS encoding methyltransferase, producing MSELDRIRTTLRTSQQATFPRQMQAFGLDLVVQEGVFPPEHFQSWRWISENFPPFDGKTVLEIGCGFGLPGLLLAKTGALSLLTCDINPRAVKNTLENAARNGIRNVEVIASDIFTNVPPGRRFDIIFWNYPSSYAPEDYEFVHDLEGGAIDPGYNLLERFLSDGPRFLTETGRIVLGFGTNARDDLLEKIAGSNDLTSVLLRAGTYPDVNVTYRLFSISKKATSA
- a CDS encoding nucleoside-diphosphate kinase, producing the protein MMSSTALIVYGPEVARSGLTSLLDEFIRRRTGLELSERFFSIHSRKSIDAFYTLTCSTGGKHWPLVLDLFDMRPVCATIWSGPNALHLSQKLKGNTQPAQALCGTVRSLFFCDNPVTNLLHVSDSHQVMDAELRILRCRSLGDEATAWISLDSGYIAHSSFQMLLNVLGDRGAAPMPDNRSDGSAFAHARFCYDRALLTAAKSGLTTAVQRYFQGDRAGLEGLFRYAPLRSSWDRLILEAGLFSMPLWNCLLKRTVDAVEPGKQPGMAPRRKAGEQ
- a CDS encoding aspartate kinase translates to MDCSIKGFPPYGFSIVLKFGGSIMRDLAVCKLALAELERLADKGHRILLVPGGGIPDKAIEAIDAAERLDPCTAHHACALAQDQTGYLLADAAFSSKLVPSASLGECRTLARLGKIPVLLPSRLLFAADPVEWSWDVTSDAVAAWIAWLTGAPQLVILTDVDGVHRGGATDDPAALIEQIAAQDLVLLGHTSIDACAVEFMAKKSLPGVVINARHPARLADWLEGRRVRATRITVASRKAHITSDPLGGAA
- a CDS encoding DegT/DnrJ/EryC1/StrS family aminotransferase; translation: MTKDVSLATAASTRCVHQKDTSLALFGGDPTVPAGRVVLWPAAKRKHLKALANVVESGKYHRVNHPMVIELEKRLADWSGNWSVRAVGSGTAAIHVALDYYRNRGRRVVTSALNWPGAVGPIAISGLEPVFVDVEPDLAGVDEKMAASLIKPGDAATLITHLFGNNLLVPSLRLAARARGVAIIDDVCQSIGAAKDIVNGAYLESDALSLSGNGAKHLGAGELGFVLTRDPALIHHVDNVSLTSSSRCGARIFSPNSKGYNYRPNVFSAAIANHRLKQLDRQLKKRRRNARFLWQEIGHLSGLLPLFDPADHQQSMLNLPLRLEPEKLGFLPGPTARDFIIKLLQAEGVPVAVWLTKPVFEYLPDICGQWSRTDFPNAMKILNTMFYVSEIAPPNDVEVMKLYAAAFQKVWAALPNLASKIPEIVSVA
- a CDS encoding GntR family transcriptional regulator, yielding MWFCKNAAQCRRTEMPSLAIEAKKNAKADAAYDAVLQLLYSKSHMPGQHLSDKELASVLNIGRTPIREALIRLAAEGKIVSFPQRGYFTRPLVEWVLLDSYVVARETLTFALTRTRTHPLDRTAPSGELSPTELALRAEEIFTDIALGACNCEICHIIDKFCFCSHALRMEITASELSPAFRTSLARLTDAMPQLGKTTSAVASALTNHLDVEQRAVSRALQNMSRRQLANFTFTKKYW
- a CDS encoding transposase — translated: MINGAGGRRHWSVDDKARIIAETLEPNAVISEVARRYGLRPQQVFAWRREARKPATSVQQDSPAFVPAVLAAAEPVASRSPKQRKRQATRGAGMIELEIDGISMRVGRGADTKTVAAVIRALKATS
- the tnpB gene encoding IS66 family insertion sequence element accessory protein TnpB (TnpB, as the term is used for proteins encoded by IS66 family insertion elements, is considered an accessory protein, since TnpC, encoded by a neighboring gene, is a DDE family transposase.) encodes the protein MIGPTGAVKVMVATKPVDFRKGAEGLAALVRETMGADPFNGAVYVFRAKRTDRIKLIFWDGTGVCLYAKRLEDGEFRWPKVHDGMMRLTAAQLSALLEGLDWRRVHEARRTRVPAQAG